From the Vidua chalybeata isolate OUT-0048 chromosome 28, bVidCha1 merged haplotype, whole genome shotgun sequence genome, one window contains:
- the NFU1 gene encoding NFU1 iron-sulfur cluster scaffold homolog, mitochondrial isoform X2, which yields MLLKDHNLTTRQPFHQLLQKKPSLPSAVWHRAVRGMFIQTQDTPNPNSLKFIPGREVLESRTMEFSTPAAAYCSPLARQLFRIEGVKSVFFGPDFITITKESEDLDWNLLKPDIYATIMDFFASGLPVVTDEAPRTDTAASEEDDEVVLMIKELLDTRIRPTVQEDGGDVIYKGFEDGIVQLKLQGSCTSCPSSLITLKSGIQNMLQFYIPEVEGVEQVVDDNDDAEKEANST from the exons ATGCTGTTAAAAGATCATAATCTGACAACTCGCCAGCCTTTCCACCAGCTTCTGCAAAAGAAACCATCTCTTCCATCTGCAGTGTGGCATCGTGCAG TAAGAGGCATGTTTATTCAAACCCAGGACACACCAAATCCAAATAGCTTGAAGTTTATTCCAGGAAGGGAAGTGCTAGAGTCGAGGACTATGGAGTTTTCCACACCAGCTGCAGCCTATTGCTCACCTTTAGCAAG ACAGTTATTCCGGATTGAGGGagttaaaagtgttttctttggGCCAGACTTCATCACAATCACCAAG GAGAGTGAAGACCTGGATTGGAACTTACTGAAACCAGATATTTATGCAACCATAATGGACTTCTTTGCCTCTGGCTTACCTGTGGTTACTGATGAGGCACCTAGGACAGACACAG ctGCTTCAGAAGAAGATGATGAAGTTGTACTGATGATTAAGGAGCTGCTGGATACAAGAATCAG GCCCACAGTGCAAGAGGATGGTGGTGATGTTATTTACAAAGGCTTTGAGGATGGGATTGTGCAGCTGAAGCTGCAGGGGTCGTGCaccagctgccccagctccctcatcaccctcaaGAGCGGCATCCAGAACATGCTCCAGTTCTACATCCCTGAGGTGGAAGGCGTTGAGCAG GTTGTTGACGACAATGACGATGCGGAGAAAGAAGCGAATTCTACTTGA
- the NFU1 gene encoding NFU1 iron-sulfur cluster scaffold homolog, mitochondrial isoform X1, with amino-acid sequence MAVARRLCAAAGLGGRFCHMLLKDHNLTTRQPFHQLLQKKPSLPSAVWHRAVRGMFIQTQDTPNPNSLKFIPGREVLESRTMEFSTPAAAYCSPLARQLFRIEGVKSVFFGPDFITITKESEDLDWNLLKPDIYATIMDFFASGLPVVTDEAPRTDTAASEEDDEVVLMIKELLDTRIRPTVQEDGGDVIYKGFEDGIVQLKLQGSCTSCPSSLITLKSGIQNMLQFYIPEVEGVEQVVDDNDDAEKEANST; translated from the exons ATGGCGGTGGCGCGGCGGCTCTgcgcggcggcggggctgggcgggCG gttCTGTCACATGCTGTTAAAAGATCATAATCTGACAACTCGCCAGCCTTTCCACCAGCTTCTGCAAAAGAAACCATCTCTTCCATCTGCAGTGTGGCATCGTGCAG TAAGAGGCATGTTTATTCAAACCCAGGACACACCAAATCCAAATAGCTTGAAGTTTATTCCAGGAAGGGAAGTGCTAGAGTCGAGGACTATGGAGTTTTCCACACCAGCTGCAGCCTATTGCTCACCTTTAGCAAG ACAGTTATTCCGGATTGAGGGagttaaaagtgttttctttggGCCAGACTTCATCACAATCACCAAG GAGAGTGAAGACCTGGATTGGAACTTACTGAAACCAGATATTTATGCAACCATAATGGACTTCTTTGCCTCTGGCTTACCTGTGGTTACTGATGAGGCACCTAGGACAGACACAG ctGCTTCAGAAGAAGATGATGAAGTTGTACTGATGATTAAGGAGCTGCTGGATACAAGAATCAG GCCCACAGTGCAAGAGGATGGTGGTGATGTTATTTACAAAGGCTTTGAGGATGGGATTGTGCAGCTGAAGCTGCAGGGGTCGTGCaccagctgccccagctccctcatcaccctcaaGAGCGGCATCCAGAACATGCTCCAGTTCTACATCCCTGAGGTGGAAGGCGTTGAGCAG GTTGTTGACGACAATGACGATGCGGAGAAAGAAGCGAATTCTACTTGA